One Cryptomeria japonica chromosome 9, Sugi_1.0, whole genome shotgun sequence genomic window carries:
- the LOC131060993 gene encoding transcription factor MYBC1, translating into MKDEEWFAKWEEELPSPDELMPLTQNLITPDLAAAFKIHSPPESLSVFPHQAQHHHQAQHHQRAEKRLGEAEEEESSVGGGGGGSGGGGGGGGGEEPARTLKRPRLVWTPQLHKRFVDAVAHLGIKNAVPKTIMQLMNVEGLTRENVASHLQKYRLYLKRMQGLSSEGPSSCDHLFASTPVPPSHFLHREDMMLPLVSMPHIPSASHYAAFDPRFLSGLPRQPPPPAPPPQRMAMAPSPSASAFTRGEYVMVDDLSTVSSAAPRQVLTLFPNSDN; encoded by the coding sequence ATGAAGGACGAGGAATGGTTTGCAAAGTGGGAAGAGGAGCTGCCATCACCAGATGAGCTTATGCCGTTGACCCAGAACCTTATTACGCCCGATCTCGCTGCCGCCTTTAAAATCCACTCCCCGCCGGAATCTCTGTCTGTGTTTCCCCACCAGGCCCAGCACCACCACCAGGCCCAGCATCACCAGAGAGCAGAGAAGAGATTGGGGGAAGCGGAGGAGGAGGAGTCGTCTGTTGGGGGTGGGGGCGGTGGAAGCGGCGGAGGCGGCGGCGGCGGTGGCGGGGAAGAACCAGCGCGGACTCTGAAGAGGCCGCGCCTGGTGTGGACGCCACAGCTGCACAAGAGGTTTGTGGATGCTGTTGCCCACCTGGGTATAAAAAACGCTGTGCCCAAGACAATAATGCAGCTGATGAATGTGGAGGGACTGACCCGTGAGAATGTTGCGAGCCATTTGCAGAAATACCGGCTTTATTTGAAGCGAATGCAGGGGCTTTCTTCGGAAGGGCCGTCTTCCTGTGATCATCTTTTCGCTTCCACGCCTGTGCCGCCCAGCCATTTTCTTCACCGCGAGGATATGATGCTGCCGCTCGTTTCCATGCCGCATATACCCTCTGCCTCACACTACGCTGCCTTCGATCCCAGGTTCCTCAGCGGCCTCCCCAGGCAACCTCCACCTCCTGCTCCGCCTCCTCAGAGAATGGCCATGGCCCCTTCTCCCTCTGCCTCTGCTTTTACTCGAGGTGAGTATGTTATGGTCGACGATTTGAGCACCGTTAGCTCCGCTGCTCCTCGCCAGGTGCTCACTCTCTTCCCCAACAGCGACAATTAA